A single window of Candidatus Omnitrophota bacterium DNA harbors:
- the fsa gene encoding fructose-6-phosphate aldolase, producing the protein MKIFLDSANLKEIREAKSWGAIDGVTTNPSLVAKERREFFPLLKEICQVADGPVSMETIATDAAGMVEEGRMFAKLHPHIVVKCPLTKDGLKATRQLAAESIRVNVTLCFSASQALLAAKAGATYISPFVGRLDDISSDGMQLIRDIKTIYANYPFSTQILVASIRHPLHVVEAATIGADVATMPFAVLEALVKHPLTDAGLARFLKDWEQLPPEAKSWKAIAR; encoded by the coding sequence ATGAAGATTTTTCTGGATTCCGCAAACCTCAAGGAAATCCGAGAGGCCAAAAGCTGGGGCGCGATCGACGGGGTCACGACCAACCCGAGCCTCGTGGCGAAAGAGCGGCGCGAGTTTTTCCCGCTGCTGAAGGAGATCTGTCAGGTCGCGGATGGCCCGGTCAGCATGGAGACCATTGCCACCGATGCCGCCGGCATGGTGGAGGAAGGCCGGATGTTTGCGAAGTTGCATCCGCACATCGTGGTGAAGTGCCCGTTGACCAAAGACGGGTTAAAGGCGACGCGCCAGCTCGCCGCGGAGAGCATCCGCGTGAACGTCACCCTCTGCTTTTCTGCGAGCCAGGCCCTGCTGGCGGCGAAAGCCGGGGCCACCTATATCTCGCCGTTCGTCGGCCGGCTCGATGACATCAGCAGTGATGGGATGCAGCTGATCCGCGACATCAAAACGATCTACGCCAACTACCCGTTTTCCACCCAGATCCTGGTCGCGAGCATCCGCCATCCGCTGCACGTGGTGGAGGCGGCGACGATCGGCGCTGATGTGGCGACGATGCCGTTTGCCGTGCTCGAGGCGCTCGTGAAGCACCCGCTGACCGACGCAGGATTGGCGCGGTTTCTCAAGGATTGGGAGCAGCTTCCTCCTGAGGCGAAATCGTGGAAGGCCATCGCGCGTTGA